Proteins co-encoded in one Pseudophryne corroboree isolate aPseCor3 chromosome 1, aPseCor3.hap2, whole genome shotgun sequence genomic window:
- the LOC134896844 gene encoding uncharacterized protein LOC134896844, whose protein sequence is MPVRVSSHANPRHTTNLLPNDDGYIAEYVEQEQYIPWFPSDIMRIVNELPNIRKSPAEFEKKIKQVYLVYRPCWVDLEQILRASIGIGEYNMLLAIAAQEADGDRGKIENAPLEANRYTMASGSQLLYRVQVRCQQIRDTAPAEPDLIQKNLSIREYYDRLSVKQENEGFPIAEPNNARLFKTRFLNGLRPEYRQQLYAVRPEANLMNITSLVEVLEGIQDNERGKQDKKTSKTPAVTIHVVQAAQSNTKTHKVQNQGRGVNNSRPYTTRDVQGEDMTGKCFWCKITGHQKKDCRKYRAWLKSKDGVPAFTVERE, encoded by the coding sequence ATGCCTGTTAGAGTTAGTAGTCATgctaatcccagacatacaactAATTTGTTACCTAATGATGACGGATACATTGCAGAATATGTGGAACAGGAACAGTATATACCATGGTTCCCCTCAGACATTATGCGAATTGTAAATGAgttaccaaatatcagaaaaagcccagcagaatttgaaaaaaagattaaacaagtgtatcttgtgtatagaccatgttgggttgatttagaacagattcttagagcgtctataggaataggtgaatataatatgCTTCTTGCCATAGCTGCTCAGGAGGCAGATGGTGATAGAGGGAAAATTGAGAATGCTCCCCTTGAAGCCAACCGCTATACTATGGCTTCAGGCTCACAACTGTTGTATAGAGTACAAGTCAGATGTCAGCAAATCAGAGACACTGCACCAGCTGAGCCTGATCTGATACAGAAAAACCTCAGCATAAGGGAGTATTATGACAGACTTTCTGTCAAACAAGAGAATGAAGGTTTTCCCATTGCAGAGCCTAATAATGCCAGATTGTTCAAGACTAGattccttaatggacttagacctgaatacaggcagcagttgtatgctgtcagaccagaagcaaatttgatgaacattacctcattagtagaagtcctagaaggaATTCAGGACAATGAAAGAGGAAAACAGGATAAAAAAACATCCAAAACGccagctgttactatacatgtggtacaggctgcccagtctaacaccaagacacATAAGGTCCAAAACCAAGGTAGAGGTGTTaataactccaggccctacacTACAAGGGATGTACAAggtgaagacatgactggtaaatgtttttggtgcaagaTTACAGGTCATCAGAAGAAAGATTGCAGAAAATACCGTGCGTGGCTGAAGTCTAAGGATGGTGTTCCAGCTTTCACAGTAGAACGGGAATGA